GGTGAAGAAGTACGGCCCCCCGGCCATGGCCACCGCCACGTCCATGCCGCCCGCGCCGATGGCCAGCATCCCCACGCCCCCGCAGTGGGGCGTGTGGCTGTCGGCGCCCAGAACCGTCTCGCCGGGCACGGCGAAATGCTCCAGGTGGATCTGGTGGCCGATGCCGGTGGCCGGCTTGCCGAACCACACGCCGTACTTGCGGGACGCCGTCTGCAGGTACAGGTGGTCTTCCATGTTCTCGGGCCGGATGTGCAGCACGTTGTGGTCCGCGTAGCAGGCGGCCAGCCGGCAGCGCACCCGCGGGAGGCCCAGGGCCTCAAAGTGCAGGAAGGCCTGGGTGGCCGTGAGGTCCTGGCAGAGGACCTGGTCGATGCGGATGCCGATCTCTTCGCCGGGAACCAGGCGGCCCTCCGTCAGGTGGGCCTGGAGAATTTTGCGGGTGAGGTTGGCGCCCATGGCCGGGGTTCGCCTTCCACTATAGCGCAAAAGCGGGCGATGAGCGCGAAGGCGGCGGACGCGCCGGGCGCGCCGCCGGCGGGCCGGCCCCTACGGGGGGCGCTCCACAGCCCGCCGGACGGCCAGGAGCCTTTCGGGCGGCAGGTCGACGGGGACCACGCACCCGGCGGTGACCAGCAGCCCGCGGCCGCCGGCCTGGGCGATGGCGTCGGCGACCTGGGCGGCGATCTCCTCGGTGGTGCCGGTGGACAGCGTGCCCCACTCGTCCACGCCGCCCGCCAGGCAGCCCGAGTAGCGCCGCCGGGCCTCGGCCAGGGTGGGCGGGGTGCGGCGGTCGTGCCAGTTGATGATGTCCACCGGGTAGTCGGCCAGCTGGTCGAACATCACCGCGGTCCCGTGCAGGTGCAGCATCCGCACCTCGGCTCCCGCCGCCGCCTCCAGAACCCGCAGGTCGTAGGGGCGCCCGAACTCCTCGTACTCCTCCACCGTCAGGTAGTCGGTGGTGGCGCACTGGGTGGCGAAGAAGATCCCGTCGGCTCCGGCGGCCAGCGCCTCGGACGCAAACCGCGCCGTGACCTCGGAGATGACCTCCAGCCCCGCCACGAGGTCGTCGGGGGACTCCCGCAGGTAGCGCACCAGGGCCTGGTCCCCGCACAGGGTGCGGGCCACCGTCAGGGGGCTGAAGACGGTGGCCAGGATCAGGTCGTCGGCCAGGTCGCCGCGGATGAGGCCGAGGGCGTGCAGCTCGCGGCCGTAGGCCCCGGCGGTGACATCCAGAACCCGCAGCCGCCTCCAGTCGGCCGCCCTCTTGACGGGGCGGTCGGTGTAGTGGCGCACTCCCTCCCGGTTGGGCCGGTACCCCGCCCGCAGCCCCCAGTCGTCGCCGTAGTAGCCGCTGGCCGGGGTGACCTTCAGCAGGTCCCATCCGAACTGCCGCTGGAAGGCGATGTGGGCCCGGGCGAGCGTCTCCGCTTTCTGGTCGTCGGTGGGGAAGTGCCGCCACAGGGCCACCGGCACCCGGTCCACCGGCGCGCCCCTGATGGCGGCGAGGACCCGCTCCCGGCCGGTCATCGCTGCGGGTCCGCGGGCGCCCCGAAACGCCGCCGCATGAACTGCAGGATCTCCCCGTCCACCAGGTCGTCCTCGCGCCAGCGCTCCTCGAAGTTCTCGATGGCGCAGAAGCGGCGGAACGCCTCCCGGGTGGCGTCGTCGTAGACGCCGGTGATCTCCCCGCGGTAGTAGCCCAGGCGGCGGAGGATCTGCTGCACCTCCCGGGCGACGGCGCCGGTGAGGGGGGTGAGGCGGGCGGGGTCGGTGGTCCCGAAGTACAGCCGGTGCAGCTCCAGCAGCGTGCGCA
This window of the Armatimonadota bacterium genome carries:
- a CDS encoding uroporphyrinogen decarboxylase family protein; the encoded protein is MTGRERVLAAIRGAPVDRVPVALWRHFPTDDQKAETLARAHIAFQRQFGWDLLKVTPASGYYGDDWGLRAGYRPNREGVRHYTDRPVKRAADWRRLRVLDVTAGAYGRELHALGLIRGDLADDLILATVFSPLTVARTLCGDQALVRYLRESPDDLVAGLEVISEVTARFASEALAAGADGIFFATQCATTDYLTVEEYEEFGRPYDLRVLEAAAGAEVRMLHLHGTAVMFDQLADYPVDIINWHDRRTPPTLAEARRRYSGCLAGGVDEWGTLSTGTTEEIAAQVADAIAQAGGRGLLVTAGCVVPVDLPPERLLAVRRAVERPP